The genomic window GAATAGTAATGCACGGAATCCTCCACCAGCAGGATCACGCGCACGAGGCCGTTGGCGGTGTCGAAATCCACGTTCATGCGATCCTCGATCACCTTCACCATGGCCAAAAACAGCTTGGTGTCGCCGTTCCAGAGGAACACGTCGTCGATGTAGCGCTTGTCTTCGGGGTGGTTTTCCCAGATGATGTAGTCCGAGGCCACGTTCAGCAGCAGCAGCACGGGCAGGTCGGGATGGTGGGTTTTGATCTCCTTCGCCAGTTGGAAGGGGCCGATCTCGCCGATGCGCATCATGGTGATCACCAGGTCGTAGCTGTGCTCCTTCAGCTTTTCAATGGCGTCGGCCCCGGTGGGGACGCTGGTGATGCGGGGGGCGGTGGTGAGGTTCAGTTGCCGGTACTCACCGAAGATCTGTTCCGAAAGCCGGCCATCCTGCTCGAAGATGAAGGCGTCGTAAAATGTGGAAACCAGCAGTATGTCGCGCACCCGTTTCTGCATCAGTTGGTGAAATATGTCCTCTCCGAACTTGAACTTGTTATAATAGTAGTTGAGCTCTTCCATCTTCATTGGCGCGTACCTCAGTGGCTGAGAATGTGATATTTCACGTTTATGAATCAGCCAAAGATGTCAACAAAAAAAATGGCTTGGCCATCACGGAATATGTGGAGAATTTTCATCACAGCGGGTCAAGTGGTTACATTGATGGTTTTTCCAAATCTGGGCAAGGGGCTGAATTGGATGATTGACAAGGATTTAAGGGAAGCCAATCAGGCCCAGCCACCGCCCCCGATCCTCTCTGCCCTCTCCCCGCTCTGTTGATTTTCAGCCCATGCCCCGTCGCGGGCATGGCCTGGACGTCGGTTGGGCGGGCACGGAACATCGAGGGGCGGGGAGGGGTAAGCTTTGTGAAGCCTGGACTTTGAGACATAAAAAGCAGCGGACGAAGGTCTCCGTCCGCTGCCATTAAGTTTGTGCCGGGGGGATCAGTTGCCCCCGGCTACATCAACTGAGGTTTATTTCATCAGGAGCATTCTGCGGGTCTGGCTGGCGCTGTTGGCTTCCAGTTTATAGAGATACACTCCGGAACTCACAGACCGGCCGGCGTCGTCGAGGCCGTTCCAGACCACGCTGTGCTGGCCGCCGGGAAGCTCGCTGTCCACCAAGGTCCTGATCAGCTGGCCCTTGGTGTTGTAAACCGCCAGGCGGGCCTGTCCGCTTTTCGCCAGCGAGAAAGAGAGTGTGGTGCTGGGATTGAAGGGGTTGGGATAATTCTGCTGCAGCGCGAAAGGCGCGATCACAGGATCATCCGCGTCCACGTAGCTATCCGTGGCCACTGTGGTGAATTTCACCGCCAGCCCTGCTTGCAGGGGGGCGGCCGTGGGCGGGTAGAAATTGCCGTGGGTGTAGGCCAGACCAACTGTCTGGGAGTGGTTTTCGATGCCCACGGTGCAATAGTTGGTGGTGGTGCCGGGGTTGTCCACGGTGTGATACTGGATCACGATGTCGCCGTCGCGGTCCGGCTGGGGGAGGAGGATGATCTGGAATTTCTCGAGGGAGGCGTTGTCCAGCAGGTCGATGTTATACTGGTTATAGGCGTCGTTCCACTGCACGATGTAGCGGTTGTTGGCCGTGTCGTACCAGCGGATGAGGCGCATGTTGTTGAAGATGCCGGCGCCCAGGCTGTCTACGCCTGTTTTCATTCCTTTCAGGTCGTCCCAGTAGCCTGCGATCATGGCGTAGGGTCCCAGCGCGGCCGGGATGTAGTGGTTGTAAAAATCAGTCATGTCGGTGGGCAGCAGCGAGATCCAGCCGTTGGAGCACATGGTCACATGGTTGTAGTCGCGGCCGTAGAACCGGAAGTTGAAAGGCAGGTCCACCGTGAGTGAACCGTCGTCCATTACCTCCCAAACGGTTCCCTGCCCGCCCAGGGCGGGATCGGTCTCGATCCATTCGTATATGGGGGCTTGGGGAAAGCCGGTGTCGGTGCTGTCGTAGGCGAAATAGCCGTATGCATCAGGACCGGTGGGGGAAGTTGTGGCCGGAGTGCCGGCCGTGAGGTGGTAAAAGGTGGTGTTGGTATATCCGTTGGCATTCACCACCAGCTTCATGGGCAGGTTGCGGCCGTGCCAGGCCTCGGCTCCCACGGTGATGTCCAGGCTGAAGGTCTTGGTCTCGCCGGGGCCGAAATTGCCGAGGTTCACGGTGCCGCCGCTGACAAAGCTAGCCGCGCCGGTGAGGGATATGCACTGCCCGAGGGCATCGCTGAGGGGGAAGGAACTGGTGTTCATCACCTGGAATTCCACGCTGGAGGTACCGCCAATGGCGATGGTCCCCGTAGCTCCCAGGATGGTGAATTCCGCGCCGCCGCCGTACATCTGGAACTGCTGGTCCAGGTCCGCTGCGTCGCTCTGGAGGCTGAAGCTGATATTGCGGCGGGGAATGATGTCCGCGTGGCCGGTGATGTTGAAACTGATGGTATGGGTCCCGCCCGCGGCAAGGTTGAAGGGGCTGTGGCTGTAGTCCACGGTCGCGAAGTCCTCCGCGCTGAGGGAAAGGTCGCTCACGGTGACGGGCGCCGCGGTGAAGTTCTTCAGAGTGATCTCACCGTTGAAAACGTTGTTAGGGATCAGGGTCTGCTGTTCTGCACTGTTGGCGGTAATGCCGATGCCGGCGGGTCCGCTGGGAGTGAGCGTGCGCACCAGGGGCAGGAAATTATCCTGGGAAACCGTGAGGATCAGGTCTCCGCTGGCTTCGGGATCGATCGGCAGGATGGCAAAGCCGTCTTTCACCTGGGCGTGGCTGAAGTCCGTTCCGTTGCGGGTTCCGGTTACCAGCGCGCCATTGTTGGCCGGGGCGTTGACGCGGATGTGGGAAGCGCTGGGGGAGAAGGCAAGCCCGCCTTCGATCACGCTTTCCGGGATGCTGTCCGGCACCAGCACCCACATCTTGAGGCTGGGATCGGCTTGGAGGTTGTAAACGTGGTAATAGAAGGCCACATACTGGTTGGGGCCGATGTCGTTGGGGAAATTCTTGTAAAGTTCGATCTTGCCCATCAGCACGCTGGAGGCGAAGCCGCGCACCCCGTAGTCGAAAATGCTGCGGAAAGAGCCGCTGGAGATGGAGTTGTTCAGCCGGGTCTTGGTGTGTAGATCGCTGGGACCCACAAAGGCCACGCAGCCGTTGGGCTGGGCCACGCTGCCCATGCGCATCCATTTTTCGCCGAAACTGGGGTTCACCGGGTTGGCGAAGTCGCCGGTGTTGCAGACGATGGAAAAGACCACCGGCATGCGGGGTCCGTTCACCGTGGAGTTGAGGTCCGGATTGTGAAAGGAAGGATAATGCCAGCCGTTGGCGTCACCCCAGCCGCGGTAGCTGATGAACTGCACGCCCTGGTTGATGGCGGCGGTAATGTCCGGGGTGCCGGGATAGGTGGGAGGATAGAAAACGGTGTCCACCGCGGCGTAACCGTGGTCCAGCATTTTGTCGCGCAGCCAGCGGGACATCTGCACCGGCGTGATCGGCCTGAGGCCGCCTTCCGCGTAGTTTCCGGCTACTGTCAGGCCCCGGGTCATCCAGGTGGTGTTGTTCATGAACGGCGCGCGTTCGTAGCTCACGGTTTTACTGGCCATGGTCAGAAATTCCGAGATGTCGTTGAAAGACAGCCTGCCCACCAGCATCTCCGGGAAGTAGTCGTCGCCTTCCAGCAGGGTGTACTGATGGTCGTCGGCGTCGTTCTCGGCATATTCCGGAGAGGGATAAAACGCCGTGGGGATGGTGTAGGAGCCCTGTCCGGTCACGTCGCCCAGCAGCAGCAGATAATCGCATTGATACTGCTGATAGTGGTTCTGGATGAAATTTCGGTAG from Candidatus Cloacimonadota bacterium includes these protein-coding regions:
- a CDS encoding C25 family cysteine peptidase, translated to MRNYLLIVIMLSLSLLYAAVGDICQTTATGVDARLKGLRSAPQNASEISDPEFPETTLLSRTYALPFQSVELSVQNLEWNVFDRGGNFLYTEQNRGLDALSVGNSFSFREMRGFTVLIQTQIDDGERIRTLANAEFSLTGQQPLDIPQSVSPAFIDAYRVLADNFDTSYLRDLPVARPRMLILSHANLANYQTDFVQWKRQQGFDVYVAYPSETGTSLTDYRNFIQNHYQQYQCDYLLLLGDVTGQGSYTIPTAFYPSPEYAENDADDHQYTLLEGDDYFPEMLVGRLSFNDISEFLTMASKTVSYERAPFMNNTTWMTRGLTVAGNYAEGGLRPITPVQMSRWLRDKMLDHGYAAVDTVFYPPTYPGTPDITAAINQGVQFISYRGWGDANGWHYPSFHNPDLNSTVNGPRMPVVFSIVCNTGDFANPVNPSFGEKWMRMGSVAQPNGCVAFVGPSDLHTKTRLNNSISSGSFRSIFDYGVRGFASSVLMGKIELYKNFPNDIGPNQYVAFYYHVYNLQADPSLKMWVLVPDSIPESVIEGGLAFSPSASHIRVNAPANNGALVTGTRNGTDFSHAQVKDGFAILPIDPEASGDLILTVSQDNFLPLVRTLTPSGPAGIGITANSAEQQTLIPNNVFNGEITLKNFTAAPVTVSDLSLSAEDFATVDYSHSPFNLAAGGTHTISFNITGHADIIPRRNISFSLQSDAADLDQQFQMYGGGAEFTILGATGTIAIGGTSSVEFQVMNTSSFPLSDALGQCISLTGAASFVSGGTVNLGNFGPGETKTFSLDITVGAEAWHGRNLPMKLVVNANGYTNTTFYHLTAGTPATTSPTGPDAYGYFAYDSTDTGFPQAPIYEWIETDPALGGQGTVWEVMDDGSLTVDLPFNFRFYGRDYNHVTMCSNGWISLLPTDMTDFYNHYIPAALGPYAMIAGYWDDLKGMKTGVDSLGAGIFNNMRLIRWYDTANNRYIVQWNDAYNQYNIDLLDNASLEKFQIILLPQPDRDGDIVIQYHTVDNPGTTTNYCTVGIENHSQTVGLAYTHGNFYPPTAAPLQAGLAVKFTTVATDSYVDADDPVIAPFALQQNYPNPFNPSTTLSFSLAKSGQARLAVYNTKGQLIRTLVDSELPGGQHSVVWNGLDDAGRSVSSGVYLYKLEANSASQTRRMLLMK